ATGCGTGAACGAACGAAAGGCCGTACCCAAGAACAATCGGCCGTCAAAGCGAACATTAAAGTCGAAAAACGGTTGCTAAGTATGAGGAGCTGGAACAACTTCCCAGTGAAGTGCAGCAACCACGGGCATATCGCACGCGAGACGACCCGTTTAGTGACTATTGGCCGAAGGTAGAGCAGATGTTAGCAGCTGCTCCAGAACTGGAAGCCAAAACGCTTTTCGAGTGGTTGTGCGAACAGCAGCCAGATAAGTATCAGGAAGGCCAGTTGCGAACCCTACAACGGCGGATAGCCGAGTGGCGGGCGATACACCTGGCCCAGATCGCTGTTTTGGCGCAGGTCCACCGACCAGGCGAAATTCTGCAGACGGATGGCACCTGGCTAACGGAGTTAGGGGCGACAATTGCCGGTGAGTCCTTCAAGCATGTGCTGATTCACAGCGTGTTACCCTACTCCAACTGGGAATGGGGGTGGTGGCACAATCGGAATCACTATTGGCGTACCAGCGCGCCTTGCAGGTGACCCTGTTCAACTTGGGCGCGGTGCCGGTGTACCATCAGACCGACAATTCGTCGGCGGTTACCCACTCACTGAGCGCCAGCGATGAGTTGGGCCGGGAGTATAATCTGGCTTACCTGGCTCTCTTGAAGCATTATGGGATGCAGCCGCGGACCATCCATGTCGGCAGCCCCGAAGAGAACGGTGACATCGAAGCGGCCAACGGTGCGCTCAAGCAGGCGTTGCGCCAGCATCTGCTACTGCGCAGCAGCTCGGATTTTGCCTCCGTGACAGATTATGAGCACTTCATCGCTCAGGTGATGACCCGGCGCAACGAACGTCGGCGGGAGCGCCTGGCCGAGGAATTAGCGGTGATGAAGCCACTGACGGTACCTCCGCTGGAATCGTATCAAGAATGCCGGGTGAGAGTCGGCCGGGGTAGCATGATCCGGGTGCAGCACAATGCCTACTCCGTACCGACCAGCCTGATTTAGCCAAATGGTCATCGTTCACATCCATGAGTGGCACCTGGAAGTCTACTTCCGGCGAAACCTGATGGCAAAGATGCCCCGCCTTGTGGGCCAAAATCAGTATCAACTGAACTATCGGCACTTAGTGGATAGCCTGCTACGCAAACCCGGCGGCTTTCGGGATTACCGTTACCGGGAAGCCTTGTTTCCGACCGTTGTTTTCCGGCAAGCCTGGGAAATCTTGAACCAGTGGCACTCACCGCGCAAAGCCGACCTGATCTACCTACGCATCGTGCATTGGGCGGCGCACACCCTGAAAGTGACGTGGAAGCCGCACTGAAACGTTTGCTGGAGAGTCCAGAAACCTGGGATGACACCGACGTTGAACGCTTGATCAAGTCTCCATCACCAGCGATACCCCAGTTGGCGACATCATCAGTCAATCTGGCCCAGTACGATGCCCTACTCAGGGAGGTGAACGATGACAGTGCTTGAACCAATTGCGCAACACTGCAAACGCCTGCGGCTGCCCAGCATCGCCGAGGCCGTACCGGAAGCCCTGAGCCTGGCCCAGCAGCAGGACTGGTCTCTCGAGAGTTTCCTGCTCTATCTGTTAGAGCAGGAAACAGCCGGTCGCCAGCAGCGTCGGGTTGAGCGCTTGCTACGTGAGGCTCACCTACCACCCGACAAAACCCTGGCCCGGTTTGAGCAGTCCCGGCTGCCTTTACGCTTGCGCCGCCAATTAGCTGGCCTGATCGAGGGCGGTTTCATCAAGGAGGCAGAAAACATATTGATTTTTGGCCAACCCGGGACTGGGAAAACACATTTGGCCGCCGCGTTGGCTTACGAATGGATTCACCACGATTACAGCGTCTGGTTCACTCCGACCTATAAACTGGTCGACGGCTTACTGCGAGCCAAACGGGACTATGCACTGGAACCGGAACTGAAACGGCTCGATCGCTTTCAGGTGGTCATCCTCGATGACATCGGCTATGTTCAGCAGAGCCGGGAAGAAATGGAAGTGTTATTCACTTTTCTGGCTGAGCGTTATGAGCGCCGCAGCGTAGTGATCACCTCCAATCTCGTGTTTTCACAGTGGGATCAAATCTTCAAAGATCCCTTGACCACGGCCGCGGCGATCGACCGCGTGGTTCATCACAGCCGGATCATCGAGTTCGGGTCCGAAATGACCAGTATGCGAGCGGAAGCAGCCGCCCGCCGCCAATCACAGGAAATGGGTCAGGCTCAGCCTGGCCAGGTTGAGGCAATTCGAAACTAACCATTCAAAATGGGTAATTCTAATTGTCGCTGATGTGTAAATCTAATTGTCGCTTGACAACCAAACCCGCAAAACGACAAGCGCCGCCCATGACGGCGAACCGTGGCCGCACTGCTGCGCTGCGAACTGCCAAACGGAACGAACTGCCGATCGCTACCACACACACCGCCTTTGCCGATTATCTGCTGGATTGGGTGTCAGGTCGGTTCGCCGCTCGCTCTTGGCTGAGAGTCCAGAGATTTTGGGCCAGTTCAACGTAATCGGCGCGCTTGCCAGCGATTTCAGCCTCAAACCACTTCGTAAATTCCTCATAGAGCACCGCAGTCACATCATCAGCCGTTTGACATGCGCTGAGTCGCGGAATCACCGTGCCTGCTTCGGGGTCATACTCATCGGTGTTTATCGTGAAGTTGATGCCGATCGGGTCAGCCTTGAAGATCATGGTTGAGATGGCGGCGAAGAACTGAGGGTCTTCGGCGCGCACGGCTTCGCGCGCAGCTCGCGCTTGGTCAACTCTTTCGAGAACTTCCGGTGAAAGGTCGGATGCGCTCATATCCATCACGTTGAACGAGTTCACTCCATTGGTTGATTAGTTTTGACGAGGGCGTGCGTTTCCGCGCCAGGAGCAAGCCATCCCTCATTCTATCAGTTGCCCCATGCTGATGGTTTGCTGCGCCTAACGCCAACCGTCAGCCGCCGGGGCCGTCAACATCGTCAATCGGCCCAGATCCTCCCCGGTCGGCTGCACGGAATGTTGGGCAGCGGCCCCCCCGAACACGATCTGACCGGACGAGCCTGGCCGAACCAGCGACCCCTTCCATTCCAACCGCCTGCCCGTGAACGGCCGTCGCAGGACCGCCCAACGCCAACCGGTCTCCAATCTCCGCTCTCCGGCAGAGCCGCCCAACGCCAACCGTCAGCCGCCGGGGCCGCCAACATCGTCAACCGGCCCAGATCCTCCCCGGTCGGCTGCACGGAATGTTGAGCAACGCCGCCACCAACAGAGCCTGACCGAACGAGCCTGGGCAAACCTGCGACCCCTTCCATTCCAACCGCCTGTCCATGGACGGCCGTCAAAGGACCGCCCCACACCAGCCGGTCTCCAATCTCTGGTCTCCGGCAGAGCAGCCCAACGGTTTGCGTTACCTGCGCTGGGGCGGGGACGGCGAAGCCGTCCAACTGGGAAAATGCTAAGGCGTGTGAAACTGCTTGGGATGTGCGCAGAATCCCCAGCGTCGGGTGCACCTTTGTTGGGCAGGTTTTGCAAGACGGTCTTGAATTTGGTACTGTATTATTTACTTTCATTGGTGCATATATATTGGTGGATATTTTACCCAAACTTATCCATTAATTTTGGTATCTCTGACATATCGCTAAATGTAATTGCGCCAGGAAACGTAGGGCAATCTTCGTTTGGTCGATATTGCAAGGCGAACATTTTTGCGGCGCAAGCAGCTTCAATTCCTATGTTGCTGTCATCAACTACAACACACTGCGCAGGAGCGAAGCCCATTGTACTTGCGGCGTGTTGAAAGAGTAAGGGTTCTGGCTTCCATGAGCCAACTTCATATGAACTAAAAATATGATTATCAAAGTAAATAGATAAACCGCTTACTTGAAGAGCTTGACGAATTTTTTTCGTTGGGGCACTGGATGCAATGCATATTGGAAATCTAATAGAATTAAGCATTTCAATGACGTTTGGCATAGGCTTAAGTTGGCTAGAGAAAAGTTCGGAAACATGCTGCCGATAATCTATTTCAAATTGTTTTGGCAGGTTATGTTTAAGGCGTTGTTCGATATCAGCAAAATTAGGCTAAGTTTTGACCACGATAACGTTGCGTCAATGTTCCAACCGATTCGTTCAACTCTGGTAAAAGATCAAGGAATGCCTGATTGCATAAATATTCGCTGTCAACAAGTGTTCCATCTAAATCGAAAATTATGCAAGATGATTTCATGATGATTTCATGGTGACTGCCCAACGCTAACCGTCAGCCGCCGGGGCCGCCAACATTCTCAACCGGCCCAGATCCTCCCCGGTCGGCTGCACGGAATGTTGGGCAGCGCCCCCCCAGCAGAGCCTGACCGGACGAGCCTGGACAAACCAGCGAACCATTCCAGCCGTCTGCCTGTGGACGCCCCGCAGCAGCTCCGCCCAACGCCAACCGTCAGCCGCCGGGGCCGCCAACATCGTCAACCACCCCAGATCCTCCCCGGTCGGCTGCACGGAATGTTGGGCAGCGGCGCCCTCAACAGAGCCTGACAGGACGGGCCTGGGCGAACCAGCGTCCCCTTCCATTCCAACCGCCTGCCCGTGGACGCTCTGCTGCACCGCCCAACGCCAACCGTCAGCCGCCGGGGCCGCCAACATCGTCAACCGGCCCAGATCCTCCCCGGTCGGTGTACGGAATGTTGGGCAGCGGCCCCCCCAGCAGAGCCTGACCGGACCGGCCTGGGCGAACCAGCGAACCATTCCAACCGCCTGCCTGTGGACGCCCCGCAGCAGAGCCGCCCAACGGTAGAGTTCAGTTGGCGGCGTCCGTGACGTTCCCGACGAGCCCAGCTTGTCCGCCGCTCAACTGCAACGGCTTGTTATGGCGCACGGGCCCGCCAACGTCCTCACCGCGCTGACCCGCCAACGTCGAGCGGGCAGACTGCGCCGCCTGCCCGCCAACGCCCCAGCGGGCCGAGGAACTCCCGATGGCTTCCTTCCCGTGCGCCGTAACGGTAGAGTTCAGTTGGCGGCGTCCGTGACGTTACCCACGAGCCCAGCTTGTCCGCCGCTCAACTGCAACGGCTTGTTATGGCGCACGGGCCCGCCAACGTCCTCACCGCGCTGACCCGCCAACGTCGAGCGGGCAGACTGCGCCGCCTGCCCGCCAACGCCCCAGCGGGCCGAGGAACTCCCGATGGCTTCCTTCCCGTGCGCCGTAACGGCCAAGCGTCAGCCGCCGGGGGCAATCCACGTCCCAAACGAGTCGAGATCACCCCCGGTCGGCTGGAAGCGGTTGTTGGGAGGCGACCCAGGGCAGGAACGAAACCGGCGACCCTGACCCAGCGCCGCAAGCGGAACCCGGTGGATGGATCTCGCCGAAATCAGCCCCCCTGCTCCCCCACCCAGCCCCCAACGCCAACCGTCAGCCGCCGGGGCCGTCAACATCGTCAATCGGCCCAGATCCTCCCCGGTCGGCTGCACGGAATGTTGGGCAGCGCCACCCCAAGCACCACTTGACCGGACGAGCCTGGCCGAACCAGCGACCCCTTCCTACTTCCTCATTCAGCATTCAGCATTCAGCATTCAGCGAAGCCGCCCAACGCCAACCGTCAGCCGCCGGGGCTGCCAACATCGTCAACCGGCCCAGATCCTCCCCGGTCGGCTGCACGGAATGTTGGGCAGCGGCCCCCCAAGCACGACCTGACCGAACGAGCATGGCCGAACCAGCGACCCCTTCCATTCCAACCGCCCGCCCGTGAACGGCCGTCGCAGGACCGCCCAACGCCAACCGGTCTCCAATCTCTGGTCTCCGGTCTCAGGACAGAGATCAGAGATCAGGTGTGTGGAAGGCGAGAGTTCTCCGCTCTCCGGCAGACCCGCCCAACGATAGGTGTAAGCCGCTGGCGCGTACTTCGCTAGGGCGACTCGCTTGAACTACCAGAAACTACACGGCGGCGGCACGGTTGGTCGGCGCGGAGCGCCAGTCGGCTTGACACCCGGGTTGGGCGGCGTTTTGGATATACCGAAGCCCGAAAAATGCTTGAAAATGCCGCAGAATCCCACACGTCGGGTGCTCGCTTTGTTGGGCGCGATTTTTTTTACACAAAACTTGGCTGGGTATGGAACGTAATCTCCCATGAGATTAATTTGTGGCATTAACGCCAGCCGAAACTATTACTTTCCCAACTCAATAAATCTCCTTCAATATGATTCTTCAGTCCTGCTTTTTCCATCAAAAACATAATTTGGGCACGATGATGCATATTGTGAGTGATTACATGACCAATTGCACCACCAAAGGTCTTTTTCATAGGTGGGTTGTCGAGAGTATCGATAAAACAATCATCGTAACGTTCTTCTCGCACAATATTACGCGCTAAATTGGCAAAATCTCGACTAACGATGCTCAAACGTTCAAGTAATTCTGGAATCGTATTTCCAGTTTTGTCCTGAACGGCTCGCTCATAAAGTAAATCTGTCCAAATTTCCATGTTTTCAATAACGTGGATGAAAGTTTCGCGAAGCGACTTGTGGTCAATATCAAATTCTTTATCTAGCAAATCATCAGGTAATGACTGGGACGCTAAAAGAAGTTGGCGAGTTGTCCAAGTATCGTGACCAAGCAATCTATCAAGAATATCCATTAGGTCTCCGAAATTTCAGTAGATGATGATGGTAATGCCCAGCGCCCAACGGCACGCTTCACCTGCGCCGCAGCGTCCGAATCTCGCGTCACGCACACAACCGCCGCCGCTGCGGCGTCAGGTGCAAGCAGTGTTAGGCCAGGCCCAAGCGCCAGACCCGCCAAACAACGAACGCCGCCTGAAACGGCGAACTGTGTTGACGACCAACTGCGTGCCCCACAAGACGAGCGGCAGAGCTACTCCGCCAACAGCAGACCGACTTTTTGCAGAATTTCACGCGTGACGACCGGTGGCAAAGCGCAAATAAACGCCACGTCGCGGGCTTGCCAATCCAGACTCTTGACTTGATCCGCCAAGATCACGCCACTGACGGGGAGGCTCTGCGGCAGACTCACCTCGAAAGGATACCCCTTGATGGCGCTGGTAATCGGACACAAGAGCGCCAAGCCAACTTTGGCATTATAGGAAAGCGGCGACAACACTACCGCCGGACGTCGCCCCGCTTGCTCATGGCCGGCCTGAGGAGTGAAAGTGAGCCACACAATATCGCCACGGCGTGGCACATACGTTGATGCTGCTACCACGCTTCACCCCCCACGGCTGGGCCAGTGGAGATTTCACTGTGGCGGTTGAAGTCGGTAACTTGGGTCAGGAGCGCTTCCAGGCTGAAAGCGGGTTTGAGCACCGGCACGATTACCAACTGACGATCGTGCAGCGAAAGCTGCACAGGCGAGTTGTCTGTCAGTCCGACTTCATCAGCCAGCGGTTTGGGAATCCGCACGGCGAGACTGTTACCCCAACGCTGTACACGAGTTTCCATACGTTTCTCCTTGTTTTAGTATCTACATAGAAGATACGTCCGATTCTCGTGTTTGTCAAATCGGGGGTGACGCGACGCGCGTTGCTGGAAAGAATGTGCTTGTGAAGGGCGCGAATTACATGGGACGGCCCCAACGCCAACCGTCAGCCGCCGGGGCCGCCAACACCGTCAACCGGCCCAGATCCTCCCCGGTCGGCTGCACGGAATGTTGGGCAGCGCCGCCCCGAGCACGGCCTGACCGGACGAGCCTGGGAAAACCAGTGAACCATTCCAACCGCCTGCCTGTGGACGCTCCCGCAGCAGCTCCGCCCAACGCCAACCGTCAGCCGCCGGGGCCGCCAACGTCGTCAATCAGCCCAGATCCTCCCCGGTCGGCTGCACGGAATGTTGGGCAGCGACGCCCGCAGCAGAAACATGATCTGCCCCCGCCGCCAGCGGAGCCTGACAGGACGGACCTGGGCAAACCAGCAACCCCTTCCATTCCAACCGCCTGCCCGTGGACGCCCCCGCAGCAGAGCCGCCCAACGGTTTGCGTTACCCGCGCTGGGGCGGGCGGCGGAACGCCGTCCGACTGGAAAAAGGATAAGGCGTAGAAAAAGGCTTGGAATCGCGCCAGACTCCCCAGCGTCGGGTGCATGCTTTGTTGGGCATTTTCGGATTTTACACGATACATTGCTAAAAAACGAAACCCTATTAATTTCCTAGAGTGGTGGACCCACACTACTTTTCGTGATGCGTCTATTGATACGACGCTAACAGGTTCACAAGAAAATCCCACACCCGAGAAATTGAGGGGATATGCGCGCGCTCATCCGGCGAATGGCAATCTCTAATCGTGGGACCAAACGAAATCATATCCATGCCCTCGTATTTTGACCCGATAATCCCACATTCAAGCCCGGCGTGACACGATTCGACTCCAGGCTCTATTCCGAAAAGCTTGCGATAGGTTTCCTGACAGCGGGCTAACAATGGCGACGCCATATTCGGATTCCAGCCCGGATACGCGGCACTGCTATTGACAGAAGCCCCAGCAAGCAGAGCCAACGCTTCGATCCGGGCCGTGAGTTCGTCGAGCCGCGATCTCGCGGAACTACGTTGACTGCTCAAAACATTTAGCAGGCTATTGCGGATTTCGACAATGGCAAGATTGTTCGACGTTTCCACAAGCCCTTCGATAGCCGGTGACATGCGAGCCACTCCATGCGGAAGCGCGCACAAGAGGTTGATGATGGTATCTGTGTTCTGCTGGCTTAATCCGGTTCGAAGTCGTTCTTTGGCGAAATAGTCGAAGGCCGCCGTTGCATAGCCTGTAAAATCGGAAGCCGCTTCAGTCAGACGTATCGTCACATCGGGATCGTCAGGATACTCTTGTCGGACAATGCATTCATAGTCAGCCATTTGCGCTTGTAT
The nucleotide sequence above comes from Candidatus Amarolinea dominans. Encoded proteins:
- a CDS encoding AbrB/MazE/SpoVT family DNA-binding domain-containing protein, with the protein product METRVQRWGNSLAVRIPKPLADEVGLTDNSPVQLSLHDRQLVIVPVLKPAFSLEALLTQVTDFNRHSEISTGPAVGGEAW
- a CDS encoding DinB family protein; this encodes MDILDRLLGHDTWTTRQLLLASQSLPDDLLDKEFDIDHKSLRETFIHVIENMEIWTDLLYERAVQDKTGNTIPELLERLSIVSRDFANLARNIVREERYDDCFIDTLDNPPMKKTFGGAIGHVITHNMHHRAQIMFLMEKAGLKNHIEGDLLSWESNSFGWR
- a CDS encoding DDE-type integrase/transposase/recombinase, with translation MAQSESLLAYQRALQVTLFNLGAVPVYHQTDNSSAVTHSLSASDELGREYNLAYLALLKHYGMQPRTIHVGSPEENGDIEAANGALKQALRQHLLLRSSSDFASVTDYEHFIAQVMTRRNERRRERLAEELAVMKPLTVPPLESYQECRVRVGRGSMIRVQHNAYSVPTSLI
- a CDS encoding ATP-binding protein translates to MTVLEPIAQHCKRLRLPSIAEAVPEALSLAQQQDWSLESFLLYLLEQETAGRQQRRVERLLREAHLPPDKTLARFEQSRLPLRLRRQLAGLIEGGFIKEAENILIFGQPGTGKTHLAAALAYEWIHHDYSVWFTPTYKLVDGLLRAKRDYALEPELKRLDRFQVVILDDIGYVQQSREEMEVLFTFLAERYERRSVVITSNLVFSQWDQIFKDPLTTAAAIDRVVHHSRIIEFGSEMTSMRAEAAARRQSQEMGQAQPGQVEAIRN
- the mazF gene encoding endoribonuclease MazF — protein: MVAASTYVPRRGDIVWLTFTPQAGHEQAGRRPAVVLSPLSYNAKVGLALLCPITSAIKGYPFEVSLPQSLPVSGVILADQVKSLDWQARDVAFICALPPVVTREILQKVGLLLAE